From the genome of uncultured Methanobacterium sp.:
TTACAAATTTATTTTTCCCCAATTCCAGATAAAAAAAATAAGACCAATGAACTACCATATCAGTTAATGACTAAAATGTCAGTTACTGATTAATATAAAAGAAACGCTAGAAATTAAGATTATACAATCAGTTCATGGTTTAAAAACAGTTCATGTTAAACAATCAGTTAATGTTCAAGTCAAAAGAAGGTGTAATGGTGTACTTGCTCATCCATAACGGGACTCTTATAGATGGTGAAGGTGGAAAACCCCTTGAAAATGCAGGAGTTCTAATTAAAGACCAAAAAATACTTGATTTTGGTAGTGAAGACTCCATCAAACTCCCCGATGGTGAAATCGAACATGTAGATGCCCAGGGTGGGTTCATACTCCCGGGCTTCATTGACTGTCATGTGCACATGATGTGGAATGGATTCCATTACGAAACCTCTTTATTTACCCCATTATCCATTTACTTTTATCAAGCCACCCAAAACCTGAGGCTTACCTTAGAAACCGGGGTAACCACAGTTAGAGATGCTGGAATGGCCGATTATGGAGTTAAAGTCGCCGTGGAAGAAGGTTTAATAATTGGACCACGTCTTCTCATCAGTGTCATGCCCCTATCCATAACCGGCGGGCATTTTGATATGGAATTAAAGTCTGGCCACCAGGTAAAAACCACCTACCCTGGCCTGCCGGATGCAGTCTGTGATGGAGAGGAAGAAGTTTTAAAAAGAGTTAGGGAAGTTTTAAGGGCGGGGGCAGATGTGGTGAAGGTTATGGTCACTGGAGGAGTGATAAGTGCCAATGACAGTCCAGAACATCCCCAGTTCACCATAAAAGAGCTACAAGTAATGGTGGAAGAAGCCTCATATCGGGATTTACCAGTTATGGCCCATGCCCATGGATCACAAGGTGTTAAAAACGCTTTGAATGCAGGCATAAAATCCATTGAACATGGAACCTACCTTGATGAGGAATGTCTTGATCTGTTACTGGAACATGATGCCTGGCTGGTGCCCACCCAACTGGCACACAGAATCAACTTAGAACTCATGGAAGAGGGAAAATTACCTGATTTCAGCAGGGAAGATGCCAGTAATGTGGCAATTAACAGCCATAGGAGTATGGAAAAAGCCTACAAGGCAGGAGTGAAGATGGTAATGGGTACTGACAGTGGTATAGCTCCCCACGGTCAGAACCTGCGGGAACTGGGTTTTTTATGTGATATTGGCATGAAGCCCATGGAAGCCATACAGGCCGGTACTAAACATGCTGCAGAACTTTTGGGATTGCAGGATAAAATCGGTACCATAAAAACTGGAAAACTGGCCGATGTAGTGATCTGTGCCACTAATCCATTACAGGATATAAAATCCCTGGGAAATCCTGACAATATACTATTGGTTATGAAGGAAGGAAGGATATTTAAAGATATTAGAATTTAGAACATTTTAAACCTTAGAAGGCTGGAGGAATTATGGTAAATGATTCTAAGAAAAAAGCTGAAATAAAAATTTCAGGCATGCACTGTGCCTCTTGCGCTCTTAACGTTGAAAAATCTCTGCAAGGATTGGAAGGGGTGGAAGAAGCCCAGGTTAATTTCGGGACAGAAAAAGCCACTGTGGAGTACGATCCAGACAAGCTTGAGCTACAGAAATTAGAGGAAACTGTCGAAAAAGCAGGATATGGTGTGATTAATGAAAAGGTCGTTATAAAAGTTGGTGGAATGACCTGTGCCATGTGTGTCCAGGCCATTGAAGGAGTTTTAAGAAAGATTGAGGGCATTAGTGAAGTTAACGTTAACCTGGCTGCTGAAAAGGCTTATGTAACCTACAACCCCCAGATGACCAGTGTGACCCAGATGAGGAACGCCATTGAAGACTTGGGATACGAATATTTAGGAGTAGAAGGAGAATTCCAGGCAGATCAGGAAGAAAAACTACGCAAAGCTGATCTCAACAGTAAAAGAAACCGATTTATCGTGGCCTTTGCTGTTTCAATTCCTCTGATGGTGTTGATGTACTCCAGTATAATGTTACCATTTAATATGGCCTACTTCATGCTGGCAGTTACTATCTTGCCATTTATTTATGTGAGTTATCCTATTTTCTCTGCTGCTTATCGTTCCCTTCAAAATCGTGGCTTAAACATGGACGTAATGTACTCCATGGGTATTGGTGTGGCTTTCGTCTCCAGTGTACTGGGAACCTTCAACATCATTCTTACCCCAGAATTCATGTTTTATGAAACTGCCCTGATGCTTGCCGGTTTCCTTATGATGGGAAGATGGCTCGAAGCACGTGCCAAAGGGCGTACAGGTACTGCAATCAAGAAACTGGTGGGTTTACAGGTAAAAACAGCCACTGTAATTGGTGAAAGTGAAGATGGCGAAACAGAAAACCAAGTCCCAGTGGAAGACGTTTTAGTAGGTGATATCGTACTGGTCAAACCAGGTGAGCGGATCCCGGTGGATGGTAAGGTAATTTCCGGCGAAAGTTACGTTGATGAATCCATGATCACTGGCGAACCAATACCTTCCCTGAAAAGAACTGACTCTAAGGTGGTTGGTGGAACCATTAACCAGAATGGGGTTTTAAAATTCCGTACAGAAAAAATTGGAAAGGATATGGTCCTGGCCCAGATAATCAAACTGGTTGAATCAGCTCAAGGGTCTAAACCACCTGTGCAGAGGATAGCAGATCAAGCAGTCACTTATTTTATCCCTACCGTCCTTACCATAGCCATTGTGGCCTTTGTAGTATGGTACTTCCTCCTGGGAAGCACTCTCTTGTTTGGACTTACCATCCTGATATCCATTCTGGTGGTGGCCTGTCCCTGTGCTTTGGGTCTTGCCACCCCTACTGCAGTTACTGTTGGAATTGGACGTGGGGCTGAACTGGGTATACTGGTTAAAAATGGTGAGGCACTGGAAATATCCGAAAAACTTACCACCATTCTCTTTGACAAAACCGGGACATTAACCAAGGGTAAACCAGAGGTTACAAATATCATAGGGACCGGTACAGATGATAAAGCATTACTGGAGATTGCAGCCAGTGCGGAAAAAAATTCACAGCACCCCCTGGCAGAGGCCATAGTTACTAAAGCCCTAGATAATGACATTAAATTACATGATAGTGAGAAATTCAACACATTTGGAGGAAAAGGAGTATCTGCAATTGTTAATGGGAGATCAGTACTCATAGGAAACAGGAAACTTCTTATGGAAACTGATGTGGAAATATCCGAGACGGAAGAAGAAATGATTTCAAATCTGGAATCAGAAGGTAAAACTGCGGTTCTTATTGCCTTAAATAATGTTTTTTCTGGTATTATAGGGGTGGCTGACACATTGAAGGAAAACACTCCCCAGGCTATAGGTGAACTTAAGAGGATGGGCCTGGAGGTAGCAATGATAACCGGCGATAATCAAAAAACTGCAGATGCCATTGCCCATAAAATAGGCATAACACACGTCACAGCAGGAGTGCTGCCGGAGGATAAATCCAAGGAAGTTAAAAGACTTCAGGATCAGGGTGAAGTGGTGGCCTTTGTTGGAGATGGGATAAATGATGCCCCTGCCCTGGCTCAGGCCGATGTAGGGATAGCCATTGGTAGCGGTACTGACGTGGCCATAGAAAGTGGAGAGATAGTGCTTATCAAAGACAACTTAATGGATTCTGTAGCAGGATTGCAGCTATCAGAGAAGGTGATGGGACGTATAAAGCTAAACCTTTTCTGGGCATTCGCTTACAATGTGATTCTCATACCGGTGGCTGCAGGGTTACTCTACCCCACTTTTGGGATTACTTTCCGCCCAGAATACGCTGGACTGGCCATGGCCCTGAGTTCTGTGACTGTTGTAACTCTTTCACTGCTTTTAAAAGGATATGTGCCGCCAGCCAAGAATTTGGAGTTGTCTCAGGAAAATTTAAACTAAAAAATCAGTCAAATTGATCGAATAGATGATGAAAGAATAAATTTAAAATAAAAAATTCTGGAATCTTAAAAAAATAAGAACAATGAACTTCAAAATCAGTTGTGTGCAAAAAAACCGTTATGAGGTGATATGATATGGCCATAGACCCAATCTGCAAAATGGATGTGGATGAAAAGAGTGCAAAGTTTATAAGTGAATACAAAGGTAAAAAATACTACTTCTGTGCTCCAGGATGCAAAAAAGAGTTTGATGAAAATCCTGAAAGATATGCAGAAGAATAACATTCCATAATTATAACATCCAATAAGAACACATTAACGGAGGGATTTCATGGGATTATTAGACTCAGTAACTAAAAAAGCCACTAAAGAACTGCAAAAACAGGCAAAAGGAAAAGGTGGCAAAGAAATAGAGAAAATGGCTAGAAGTGAACTTAAAAAACGGTTCAAAATTTAATTTGAACCCCTTAAATTTTTTCCAATCATCAAAGTTTCAATAGTTTTAATTTTTTAACTATTTTCACTATTTTTTAACTAATTTCTTCATGAAAATTTTTCTTCCTAAAAAAAACTAAACAGGGATTCAATCATGGACATAGATTAATTCAAAGGTTAATTGAAGTCTTCCCTTTATTTTTATTATTCAAGATTAAACTGAGGGGGCACCCCTCTTATTATGAGGGGCAATCTAACCTATGTTCTGATATCTGATGTGGGTTTGGTAAGAGCATGAGAAAAGTAATAAATATAGGAAAAAAATTTAAAATAAATATTTAAAAACCTGTAGTTCCATACGTGACTTATCCAATTTTAAATACACTTAATTTAACATACTTATATTATTTTTAACAGACAGAACTATCCTTTATTCTGATTAAATTTGTTATAAATAATCAAAAGCACCATTGCGGCCATAATTCCTAAAAAGGCCCCTATTACTGCGTTTACCAGATTCATTTTATTTACTCCTCAAATACCAATTATCATTCAAATCAGCTAGTTATCATCTATTCGCCAATTAACATTCAAATCAGCATTGCCATCCATCAGTCGATTACCATCAAATCAGGTTAGTTACCATTAATCGCCCATACCATCAATTCAGATGAATCATTTTAATAAACATCCACCTTCATAATTTCCCTTAAAACTGCAGTGGCGTAACATCCTTTTGGAATTGAGAAACTCACCATAACCCCTTCATCAGTTGCTTCTGCAGCAACATCCCATATTTTAAAGCGCATTGCCCTGCGTATCCCATGACTTCCCAGTTTTGGCATCTGGGGTACAGTGAAATCTTCCAGTTTAAGGTTTTCCTCATCCAGGATCTTCTGCTCCATTTCCCCCAGTTCGCCCCCGGCCAGTGGCACCTTGCTTCCATAAAGAGGGGCAGATGGATGGGCCTGGAAATTTTTTATCTCGGTATCTATTTCTTCTTCTCTAAATTCATGGATGAGGTGTTCTTCATTGTCAATTAAAATATCTCCCTTCACGTACTGGTCAATACCCAGCTTGGTGCGTTCACTAACCACCCTGTTGAAAAGGTAGGATTGGTATGCGTGGACAAACATCCTGCTTAATGGTTTGGGAATGCTCCTGAGTGCCAGGATGTAAGATTTCTCATTCAATTCCCCCCTCTTTCTTTTCTCCTTAATCAGGGCGTGTAACATCATCTTTTCATATCTCATCCCACTGGGCATTGACTCCAAGGACTCCTCCAGCTCTCCCCCATCATAGTACCCGCGCGCCGCCTGGATGTGTTGTGGCTCAGTGTCATATGGATGGCCAACGTAACGGTCAACCGCCTCCTTAACACCCCCTTTAATCAGTGCTTTGCCCACCAAATGAGTGTTAGGCCGGTCCTTACCAAAACGCTGGTATCCATAATAATTAGGAACCCCTCTCTCCTTTAGCTCGTCGAGTATTTCCTCAGCTTCCTGAGCCGCTGCTTCTGGATCTCCCACATCCCGTACCATCAGCCGGAATTTGTTTCCCACCAGTTGCCCCATGCGCAGTTTCTTCTGATTGGGAGTTATGTTAATTATTTTAACATGATGAAGCTTATCTTCAATTCCCTGAATTTCTTCAGGGGTTTTATTACTGATACATATCCACTGCCGGGTTACCGCTTTTTTATCTTTCATCCCTGCAAATCCCATCTGTTTGCGGTTGATTTTAAGCTCCCGAGCAATGTCTAAAACCACTTCCAGGGTGGTTCTGCCATTTTTCTCAATCCAAAGCCAAGTGTTTGGTCCTTCACCACTAGGACGAGTTTCCGGGATTTCCTCCACATAGAAATCTTCGTTTTTAGTTCTAATTTGTCCTTTGATTCCTTTCTGAGGGGTAAGATATGTTTCTGCGTTT
Proteins encoded in this window:
- a CDS encoding amidohydrolase family protein; this encodes MVYLLIHNGTLIDGEGGKPLENAGVLIKDQKILDFGSEDSIKLPDGEIEHVDAQGGFILPGFIDCHVHMMWNGFHYETSLFTPLSIYFYQATQNLRLTLETGVTTVRDAGMADYGVKVAVEEGLIIGPRLLISVMPLSITGGHFDMELKSGHQVKTTYPGLPDAVCDGEEEVLKRVREVLRAGADVVKVMVTGGVISANDSPEHPQFTIKELQVMVEEASYRDLPVMAHAHGSQGVKNALNAGIKSIEHGTYLDEECLDLLLEHDAWLVPTQLAHRINLELMEEGKLPDFSREDASNVAINSHRSMEKAYKAGVKMVMGTDSGIAPHGQNLRELGFLCDIGMKPMEAIQAGTKHAAELLGLQDKIGTIKTGKLADVVICATNPLQDIKSLGNPDNILLVMKEGRIFKDIRI
- a CDS encoding heavy metal translocating P-type ATPase, which codes for MVNDSKKKAEIKISGMHCASCALNVEKSLQGLEGVEEAQVNFGTEKATVEYDPDKLELQKLEETVEKAGYGVINEKVVIKVGGMTCAMCVQAIEGVLRKIEGISEVNVNLAAEKAYVTYNPQMTSVTQMRNAIEDLGYEYLGVEGEFQADQEEKLRKADLNSKRNRFIVAFAVSIPLMVLMYSSIMLPFNMAYFMLAVTILPFIYVSYPIFSAAYRSLQNRGLNMDVMYSMGIGVAFVSSVLGTFNIILTPEFMFYETALMLAGFLMMGRWLEARAKGRTGTAIKKLVGLQVKTATVIGESEDGETENQVPVEDVLVGDIVLVKPGERIPVDGKVISGESYVDESMITGEPIPSLKRTDSKVVGGTINQNGVLKFRTEKIGKDMVLAQIIKLVESAQGSKPPVQRIADQAVTYFIPTVLTIAIVAFVVWYFLLGSTLLFGLTILISILVVACPCALGLATPTAVTVGIGRGAELGILVKNGEALEISEKLTTILFDKTGTLTKGKPEVTNIIGTGTDDKALLEIAASAEKNSQHPLAEAIVTKALDNDIKLHDSEKFNTFGGKGVSAIVNGRSVLIGNRKLLMETDVEISETEEEMISNLESEGKTAVLIALNNVFSGIIGVADTLKENTPQAIGELKRMGLEVAMITGDNQKTADAIAHKIGITHVTAGVLPEDKSKEVKRLQDQGEVVAFVGDGINDAPALAQADVGIAIGSGTDVAIESGEIVLIKDNLMDSVAGLQLSEKVMGRIKLNLFWAFAYNVILIPVAAGLLYPTFGITFRPEYAGLAMALSSVTVVTLSLLLKGYVPPAKNLELSQENLN
- a CDS encoding YHS domain-containing protein, with protein sequence MAIDPICKMDVDEKSAKFISEYKGKKYYFCAPGCKKEFDENPERYAEE
- the truD gene encoding tRNA pseudouridine(13) synthase TruD, which produces MLNAETYLTPQKGIKGQIRTKNEDFYVEEIPETRPSGEGPNTWLWIEKNGRTTLEVVLDIARELKINRKQMGFAGMKDKKAVTRQWICISNKTPEEIQGIEDKLHHVKIINITPNQKKLRMGQLVGNKFRLMVRDVGDPEAAAQEAEEILDELKERGVPNYYGYQRFGKDRPNTHLVGKALIKGGVKEAVDRYVGHPYDTEPQHIQAARGYYDGGELEESLESMPSGMRYEKMMLHALIKEKRKRGELNEKSYILALRSIPKPLSRMFVHAYQSYLFNRVVSERTKLGIDQYVKGDILIDNEEHLIHEFREEEIDTEIKNFQAHPSAPLYGSKVPLAGGELGEMEQKILDEENLKLEDFTVPQMPKLGSHGIRRAMRFKIWDVAAEATDEGVMVSFSIPKGCYATAVLREIMKVDVY